One Archocentrus centrarchus isolate MPI-CPG fArcCen1 chromosome 10, fArcCen1, whole genome shotgun sequence genomic region harbors:
- the qdpra gene encoding quinoid dihydropteridine reductase a: MAAHRVIVYGGRGALGSKCVEIFKSKGWWVASIDMVANEEAHENVIVKVTESFTEQAGQVTADVAKLLGEQKVDAILCVAGGWAGGNCRSKDLYKNADLMWKQSVWTSTISSHLAALHLKTGGLLTLAGAKAAQSGTGGMVGYGMAKAAVHQLCQSLAAKNSGMPAEAAAVAILPVTLDTPMNRKFMPKADFSTWTPLGYIAEMFFNWATGVNRPSSGSLMELLTSGGETQAVAAQ, translated from the exons ATGGCTGCACACCGGGTGATCGTTTACGGCGGCAGAGGCGCTCTGGGCTCGAAGTGTGTCGAGATTTTCAAATCCAAAGGATGG TGGGTCGCCAGCATTGACATGGTTGCAAACGAAGAGGCTCATGAAAACGTGATCGTGAAGGTGACGGAGTCTTTCACCGAGCAGGCGGGACAG GTGACGGCAGATGTGGCCAAGTTGCTAGGGGAACAGAAAGTGGATGCCATCTTGTGCGTGGCAGGAGGATGGGCAGGAGGAAACTGTCGTtccaaag ACTTGTACAAAAATGCAGATTTGATGTGGAAACAGAGTGTGTGGACCTCGACCATCTCCAGCCACCTCGCTGCCCTGCATCTAAAAACAGGTGGACTGCTGACTTTGGCTGGAGCTAAAGCGGCTCAGTCAGGCACCGGAG GCATGGTAGGATATGGCATGGCCAAAGCGGCTGTCCACCAGTTGTGTCAGAGTCTTGCAGCAAAAAACAGTGGGATGCCTGCCGAAGCTGCTGCTGTCGCCATACTACC TGTTACCTTGGATACGCCGATGAACAGGAAGTTCATGCCTAAAGCAGATTTCAGTACCTGGACGCCGCTGGGGTACATTGCAGA AATGTTCTTCAACTGGGCCACTGGGGTGAATCGACCATCTTCAGGAAGCCTGATGGAGCTGCTGACCTCCGGAGGCGAAACCCAGGCCGTGGCTGCTCAGTAG